One genomic window of Magnolia sinica isolate HGM2019 chromosome 3, MsV1, whole genome shotgun sequence includes the following:
- the LOC131241098 gene encoding GDSL esterase/lipase At5g45960, whose product MAEENFSYKISPSLLLFLSLFLSFPSLSPAHNQQQSHSITAIFVFGDSTVDPGNNNYVPTLFRSNFPPYGRDYTRQRPTGRFTNGRLLTDFVASYMGLKDAIPPYLDKSLSLEELMTGVSFASAGSGYDPLTPKLGEVIDLPKQLDYFREYKKRLELMIGKKRADDHIQRSAVIVSAGTNDFVVNYFALPFRKQKYTVEEYQYFLLLKFGEFIQGLRDLGPWKIAVAGLPPMGCLPIVITANRGGPFQKRACVDALNSVAQDYNRKLQDELGAIQKRCGNEGCRFVYVDIYGPTADMILRPAKFGFEDSTDGCCGTGLFEASFLCSPKSPMCPDASKYVFFDSIHPTERAYYILFNALRDTVDLLE is encoded by the exons ATGGCCGAAGAGAACTTCTCTTACAaaatctctccttctctccttctctttctctctctttttctatcaTTTCCATCGCTATCTCCAGCCCATAATCAGCAACAATCCCACTCAATCACAGCAATTTTCGTGTTTGGCGACTCAACGGTCGACCCCGGTAACAATAACTACGTGCCGACTCTTTTCAGAAGCAATTTCCCACCCTACGGAAGAGATTATACACGACAGAGGCCCACCGGAAGATTTACTAACGGACGGCTCCTCACTGATTTCGTCG CTTCATACATGGGTCTCAAAGATGCGATCCCGCCGTATCTAGATAAGTCGCTGAGTTTGGAAGAGCTGATGACGGGCGTCAGTTTCGCCTCTGCGGGGTCAGGATACGACCCGCTCACACCAAAACTCGGT GAGGTGATTGATCTGCCCAAGCAGCTGGACTACTTCCGAGAGTACAAGAAGAGACTGGAGCTGATGATTGGAAAGAAAAGAGCCGATGATCACATCCAACGGTCCGCGGTCATCGTCAGTGCAGGGACGAATGATTTCGTCGTCAATTACTTTGCTCTCCCATTCAGAAAACAGAAATACACGGTTGAAGAATACCAGTATTTCCTACTACTGAAATTCGGAGAATTCATTCAG GGATTGCGGGATCTGGGGCCATGGAAGATTGCGGTGGCGGGCCTTCCTCCAATGGGTTGCTTGCCGATCGTCATCACCGCTAATCGAGGTGGGCCATTTCAGAAACGAGCTTGTGTGGATGCACTCAATTCCGTAGCTCAAGACTACAATAGAAAGCTGCAAGACGAATTAGGGGCCATCCAAAAGAGATGCGGAAACGAAGGGTGTAGATTCGTCTACGTAGACATATACGGCCCCACCGCGGATATGATCCTCCGCCCCGCCAAGTTTG GTTTTGAAGATTCGACGGACGGGTGCTGTGGAACAGGGCTGTTCGAAGCTTCTTTCTTATGTTCACCCAAATCTCCAATGTGTCCGGATGCATCCAAGTACGTTTTCTTCGACTCCATCCACCCGACGGAGAGGGCGTACTACATCCTCTTCAACGCCCTTCGAGATACAGTCGATTTATTAGAATGA